In the Thermodesulfobacteriota bacterium genome, CCCGCCTCCTGGCAGACCGACTCCTCTCTGGCCCGGGCGCTGGCGGCCTCGGCCCGGGCCAGCACCACCGCCGCCTCCAGGTCCTCGTTCCACAAGGCCAGAAGCAGGTCGCCCTGCATGACCCGCATGCCCTCTCTGGTCGGCCAGGCGGTGATACGGCCGCCCACGGATGGGGAGAGCAGTGCCCGGCGACAGGCCGCCACGCTGCCGGCCCGGGTGTTGACCACGGTGCGC is a window encoding:
- a CDS encoding biotin/lipoyl-binding protein — encoded protein: MTRLLLLLIVVVPAAAAAWYAWRPQPLMLPVQPAELGVIERTVVNTRAGSVAACRRALLSPSVGGRITAWPTREGMRVMQGDLLLALWNEDLEAAVVLARAEAASARAREESVCQEAG